One part of the Conexibacter woesei Iso977N genome encodes these proteins:
- a CDS encoding glycosyltransferase family 39 protein codes for MSTATSPSVRVPRGSSSARNRLRALRVPMPQPELLALLVLAAVLNLWALDKNGWANTYYSAAIKSMSTSWHNFLYNSFDVAGLQTLDKPPLAMWVEALSVRVFGFSSWAMLVPEALMGVATVALAYDMVRRVFGRAGGFAAGLVLALTPIAVAISRHNNPDALVVLCSTAALWFTVRAALDGKTKWLVWAGVMVGAGFETKMGTGLLVLPALALAYFWVAPRGRLTAVKQLLAGGVATAVVGLAWPVLVWLTPAADRPWISGTSDNSIWSLILNYNGTGRLDGQAGGPGGGTGGGPGGGGGGGGMGSVFGGDTGIFRLVDSSLGGQAGWLIGMAIVGGIGVAVASGLKRRDPRTGFILAAGGAFATCAVVFSYAKGIFHPYYVSMLAPFTAVLIGATVGTILKGGLVARIVGPLALLGGLATEILVIHRGATDVDGLIPLAIVAAVGGAVVLALRMPAKVRAIAVAAALGVLLIAPASWAVDTLGHATSSTFPAGGPSSQGGFGGGGPGGAGGGGRGGFGGGPAGGTQGGFTPPTQSGSGSSTSGQATAPPGFSMQGQSGSTAQGGGMAGGGAMFGGNTNLTEAITYANAHGGGTIGVSSQQGAATAIIQSGARVAGLGGFSGRESEVTAQWLVQAVRDGRIRYVLTDGTSAGGGNDGRVGSTELMAIVQRVGRETSVSGMYDLQGTAAAILAAAS; via the coding sequence ATGTCAACCGCGACCTCTCCGTCCGTGCGCGTCCCGCGCGGCTCCTCCTCCGCCAGGAACCGCCTGCGCGCGCTCCGCGTTCCGATGCCCCAGCCGGAGCTGCTGGCGCTGCTCGTCCTCGCTGCAGTCCTGAACCTCTGGGCGCTGGACAAGAACGGCTGGGCCAACACGTACTACTCGGCGGCCATCAAGTCGATGTCCACGAGCTGGCACAACTTCTTGTACAACTCGTTCGACGTCGCGGGCCTGCAGACGCTGGACAAGCCGCCGCTGGCGATGTGGGTGGAAGCTTTGAGCGTTCGCGTCTTCGGCTTCTCCTCGTGGGCGATGCTCGTGCCCGAGGCGCTGATGGGCGTCGCGACGGTCGCGTTGGCCTATGACATGGTCCGGCGCGTCTTCGGCCGCGCGGGCGGCTTCGCGGCCGGCCTGGTCCTGGCGTTGACGCCGATCGCGGTCGCGATCTCGCGCCACAACAACCCGGACGCGCTGGTCGTGCTGTGCTCGACCGCGGCGCTGTGGTTCACCGTGCGCGCGGCGCTGGACGGCAAGACGAAGTGGTTGGTCTGGGCCGGCGTGATGGTCGGCGCGGGCTTCGAGACGAAGATGGGCACCGGCCTGCTCGTGCTGCCGGCGCTGGCGCTCGCGTACTTCTGGGTCGCCCCGCGGGGGCGGCTGACCGCGGTCAAGCAGCTGCTGGCCGGCGGCGTCGCGACCGCGGTCGTCGGGCTCGCGTGGCCCGTGTTGGTGTGGTTGACCCCGGCGGCGGACCGCCCGTGGATCTCCGGCACCAGTGACAACTCGATCTGGTCGTTGATCCTCAACTACAACGGCACGGGCCGGCTGGACGGCCAGGCCGGCGGGCCGGGCGGCGGGACCGGCGGCGGCCCGGGCGGTGGCGGCGGGGGCGGCGGCATGGGCTCGGTCTTCGGCGGCGACACCGGGATCTTCCGGCTCGTCGACTCCTCGCTCGGCGGGCAGGCGGGCTGGCTGATCGGCATGGCGATCGTCGGCGGGATCGGCGTCGCGGTCGCCTCCGGGCTCAAGCGCCGTGACCCGCGGACCGGCTTCATCCTCGCCGCGGGCGGCGCGTTCGCGACCTGCGCCGTGGTGTTCTCCTACGCCAAGGGCATCTTCCACCCGTACTACGTGTCGATGCTCGCGCCGTTCACCGCGGTGCTGATCGGCGCGACGGTCGGGACGATCCTCAAGGGCGGCCTCGTCGCCCGGATCGTCGGGCCGCTGGCGCTGCTGGGCGGGCTGGCGACCGAGATCCTGGTGATCCACCGCGGCGCGACCGACGTCGACGGCCTGATCCCGCTGGCGATCGTCGCGGCGGTCGGCGGCGCGGTCGTCCTGGCGCTGAGGATGCCGGCGAAGGTGCGGGCGATCGCGGTCGCCGCGGCGCTCGGCGTCCTGCTGATCGCCCCGGCGTCGTGGGCGGTCGACACGCTCGGCCACGCCACCAGCTCGACGTTCCCGGCCGGTGGCCCGTCGTCGCAGGGCGGCTTCGGCGGCGGCGGCCCGGGCGGCGCCGGTGGCGGCGGACGCGGCGGCTTCGGCGGCGGTCCCGCCGGCGGCACGCAGGGCGGCTTCACGCCGCCGACGCAGAGCGGCTCCGGCTCCTCGACGAGCGGCCAGGCCACCGCGCCTCCCGGCTTCTCGATGCAGGGCCAGTCCGGTTCGACCGCCCAAGGCGGCGGCATGGCCGGCGGCGGCGCGATGTTCGGCGGGAACACCAACCTGACCGAGGCCATCACCTACGCCAACGCCCACGGCGGCGGCACGATCGGCGTGTCCTCGCAGCAGGGCGCGGCGACCGCGATCATCCAGTCCGGCGCGAGGGTCGCGGGCCTCGGCGGGTTCTCCGGCCGCGAGTCGGAGGTCACCGCGCAGTGGCTGGTGCAGGCGGTCAGGGACGGGCGGATCCGCTACGTGCTGACCGACGGCACCAGCGCCGGCGGCGGCAACGACGGGCGCGTCGGCTCGACCGAGCTGATGGCGATCGTCCAGAGGGTCGGCAGGGAGACGAGCGTGTCCGGGATGTACGACCTGCAGGGCACGGCGGCCGCGATCCTCGCCGCTGCGAGCTGA
- a CDS encoding Na-translocating system protein MpsC family protein has translation MEEQGSPLAMISAEMVRIYKEQFGRGPTKARASWAGRDTLIVLLEDTLTPAERNLVTLGEYARLRETRTLFQNAWVAQFCAPVERGTGRKVRAFISGIDAQSDGTSAEVFVLHPEGYAGPSRASVDGEPRATLDPDLA, from the coding sequence ATGGAGGAACAGGGCAGCCCCCTGGCGATGATCTCCGCCGAGATGGTCCGGATCTACAAGGAGCAGTTCGGGCGCGGGCCGACGAAGGCGCGTGCGTCCTGGGCCGGCCGCGACACGCTCATCGTCCTGCTCGAGGACACGCTGACGCCCGCCGAGCGCAACCTCGTGACGCTCGGCGAGTACGCCCGGTTGCGCGAGACGCGGACGCTCTTCCAGAACGCCTGGGTTGCGCAGTTCTGCGCACCGGTCGAACGCGGAACCGGTCGGAAGGTCAGAGCGTTCATCAGCGGCATCGACGCGCAGTCCGACGGAACGTCGGCCGAGGTCTTCGTGCTGCACCCCGAGGGCTACGCCGGCCCGTCGCGCGCCAGCGTCGATGGTGAGCCGCGCGCCACCCTCGATCCGGATCTTGCTTGA
- a CDS encoding ATP-binding protein gives MSWSWPAEASTVRHTVVEWLRGQQLTDPPLSDIALLISEAVTNAVIHAYVGHPSPGEVSVVIDAGAEEVLVEVSDRGNGLRPRPDSPGLGYGLAVMVAVAKRFEAQTAEDRGTRVRAWFSRDPAVATPAD, from the coding sequence ATGTCGTGGTCATGGCCAGCCGAAGCGTCCACGGTCCGGCACACCGTGGTCGAGTGGCTCCGCGGTCAGCAGCTCACCGACCCGCCGCTGAGCGACATCGCGCTGCTGATCTCCGAGGCCGTGACGAACGCGGTCATCCACGCCTACGTCGGGCATCCGAGCCCCGGTGAGGTCAGCGTGGTGATCGACGCGGGGGCGGAGGAGGTCCTGGTGGAGGTCTCCGACCGCGGCAACGGGCTGCGCCCGCGACCGGACTCGCCGGGGCTCGGCTACGGCCTGGCCGTGATGGTGGCGGTGGCGAAGCGCTTCGAGGCACAGACGGCCGAGGACCGAGGCACGCGTGTGCGCGCCTGGTTCAGCCGCGATCCGGCGGTGGCCACGCCGGCGGATTGA